The following proteins are co-located in the Gloeocapsa sp. PCC 7428 genome:
- a CDS encoding peptidylprolyl isomerase produces the protein MLTTINITPSNILHEIKLTCQLPTIIEGIMNRKIIALMAAEKGIVATQEELQQGADNLRILNELHHAEDTWKWLEQHHISVDDFEEIVYTNVISAKLAQYLFADSVEPVFVEHQLDYASVVLYEVILNDQDLALELFYAITEKEISFADVASQYIEESELRRCGGYRGILHRKDLKPEISAAVFAASPPQLLKPIITSKGVHLIFVEEIIQPQLDDELRYKILSDLFSEWLKQQIAKVEINFQL, from the coding sequence ATGTTAACCACCATTAACATTACTCCTAGCAATATCCTGCATGAAATCAAGCTGACGTGTCAACTTCCTACAATTATTGAAGGAATTATGAATCGAAAAATTATTGCTCTGATGGCAGCAGAAAAAGGTATCGTAGCAACACAAGAAGAGTTACAACAAGGGGCAGATAACCTGCGGATTCTCAATGAGCTTCATCACGCAGAGGATACTTGGAAATGGTTAGAGCAACATCATATATCTGTCGATGATTTTGAGGAAATAGTTTATACAAATGTTATTTCTGCAAAACTAGCGCAATATCTATTTGCAGATAGCGTTGAACCTGTTTTTGTTGAGCATCAACTTGATTATGCTAGTGTAGTATTATATGAAGTTATATTGAACGATCAAGATTTAGCATTGGAACTCTTCTATGCTATTACCGAAAAAGAAATAAGTTTTGCTGACGTGGCCAGTCAATATATAGAGGAATCTGAACTAAGGCGCTGTGGTGGATATCGTGGGATTCTCCACAGGAAAGATTTAAAACCTGAGATTTCTGCTGCGGTATTTGCTGCATCTCCACCACAACTCCTCAAACCAATTATTACCTCAAAAGGAGTTCATCTGATCTTCGTTGAGGAAATTATTCAACCGCAATTAGACGATGAACTACGTTATAAAATTCTTTCTGATTTATTTTCGGAGTGGCTTAAGCAACAGATTGCAAAGGTAGAAATTAATTTCCAGTTGTAA
- a CDS encoding aldo/keto reductase: protein MKITDLTAPTPTQDVIPVRKQFANSDLPFYRPLGRTNLMVSCLGLGGGGQISSEDTLYAFDQGINFFFYSSDLHHYLYSSMAGALRQLCGRKSAVREQVVLATVSYIVKTPEAIFSSLYDQFVDLGIDYIDIFFWGWIGADNAGDLQNCLSASNDLRGSNTVCQRTMERIFGTSERLKKMGAVRYIGASFHDHHLARQWLNNPLLDVVMVRHNVAHRTAQQEVFAKLDPHDSRRSGIVTFKSAGMHNFLGDPPVGLPPGCWRPKVPDLYRYSLSQNCVDVCLTGLTRREEVDAAIANVQQGKLSATELDYLALYGDLHRNRVKVQDVPAERWYQPTLAAAL, encoded by the coding sequence ATGAAGATTACCGATCTCACCGCCCCCACACCCACACAAGATGTTATTCCTGTGAGGAAGCAATTTGCCAATTCTGATCTACCTTTTTATCGTCCCCTCGGTCGCACAAACTTAATGGTAAGTTGCCTAGGCTTGGGAGGTGGCGGACAGATTTCGAGTGAAGATACGCTTTATGCGTTTGACCAGGGAATCAATTTCTTTTTCTACTCTAGCGACCTCCACCACTATCTTTATAGTTCAATGGCGGGGGCGTTACGTCAATTATGCGGACGCAAATCCGCAGTGCGCGAGCAAGTGGTGCTTGCAACGGTATCGTACATTGTGAAAACTCCAGAGGCGATTTTCTCTTCGCTTTACGATCAATTTGTTGATTTGGGTATTGACTACATCGATATCTTTTTTTGGGGTTGGATTGGTGCAGATAATGCGGGTGATTTGCAAAACTGCTTGAGTGCTTCTAACGATCTGCGCGGTTCCAATACCGTATGTCAGCGCACGATGGAAAGAATATTTGGTACTTCAGAGCGCCTTAAGAAAATGGGTGCAGTTCGCTATATTGGTGCGTCTTTCCACGATCATCATTTAGCGCGTCAGTGGCTCAACAATCCGCTATTAGATGTGGTGATGGTACGGCATAATGTCGCTCATCGTACTGCCCAACAAGAGGTTTTCGCAAAGCTCGATCCTCACGACTCGCGGCGTTCAGGAATTGTCACGTTTAAATCGGCTGGAATGCACAATTTTCTGGGAGATCCACCTGTCGGTTTACCACCAGGATGCTGGCGACCAAAAGTTCCTGATTTGTATCGCTATTCGCTAAGTCAAAACTGTGTTGATGTGTGTTTGACAGGGTTAACACGGCGCGAAGAAGTGGATGCAGCGATCGCCAATGTGCAACAAGGTAAGCTCTCGGCTACAGAACTCGACTATCTCGCGCTGTATGGTGATTTGCATCGCAATCGCGTCAAAGTGCAAGATGTTCCGGCTGAACGCTGGTATCAGCCAACGCTTGCAGCAGCTTTGTAA
- a CDS encoding HlyD family efflux transporter periplasmic adaptor subunit, with protein MPNQSENWSYPTQELIDTLPRVWTRGLLYFLLMFAVILLPWTMLAKVDETGSARGRLEPKGKIVRLDVPVGGTVAAINVEEGQTVKAGQSLLVLESEAILTELQQARAKLEGQQNRLPQLQLIKNQLAISIRTQRLQNQAQASAQLAQTTQIRQQQNFNQEAAQAAHQLLSKDRDTVQRYRRLQREGIISGVQVDMAERTMIENEQRLKKAQSDIEQAKAELEKQQSTYESNLRAGELAILESERQIKEIQTQIIDLKADIAQTKNQISSLLLRLQQHILHAPIDGIIFQLPIQRAGAVVQTGQTIAQIAPSGTTLVLKAEMSSQQSGFLRPGLPVKIKFDAYPFQDYGIVPGFLIWVSPDSQSKETIQGQVDTYKLEITVPQPYIQTTHKRIPLTPGQTATAEVIIRQRRVIDFILDPFKKLQVGGLEL; from the coding sequence ATGCCTAACCAAAGCGAAAATTGGTCTTATCCCACACAAGAATTAATCGATACCTTACCAAGAGTTTGGACGCGAGGATTACTGTATTTCTTGTTAATGTTTGCTGTCATTCTTTTACCTTGGACAATGCTAGCTAAAGTTGATGAAACTGGTAGTGCTAGAGGACGCCTAGAACCCAAAGGAAAAATCGTAAGACTTGATGTCCCTGTTGGCGGTACTGTTGCAGCAATTAATGTTGAAGAAGGTCAAACTGTTAAAGCTGGGCAAAGTTTATTAGTTTTAGAATCCGAGGCAATTTTAACCGAACTTCAACAAGCGAGAGCAAAATTAGAAGGACAGCAAAATCGTTTACCACAGTTACAACTTATTAAAAATCAACTAGCAATCAGTATCCGTACACAACGACTACAAAATCAAGCACAAGCCTCAGCACAACTCGCACAAACTACTCAAATTCGCCAACAGCAGAATTTTAATCAAGAAGCTGCACAAGCCGCACACCAATTATTAAGTAAAGACCGAGATACAGTGCAACGCTATCGACGACTCCAAAGAGAAGGCATCATTTCTGGAGTACAAGTAGACATGGCGGAACGAACTATGATTGAAAACGAGCAGCGTTTAAAAAAAGCACAATCAGATATCGAACAAGCTAAAGCTGAACTTGAAAAACAGCAGAGTACTTACGAAAGTAATTTGCGTGCTGGTGAATTAGCAATTTTAGAAAGTGAAAGACAAATCAAAGAAATTCAAACACAAATCATCGATTTAAAAGCAGATATTGCCCAAACTAAAAATCAAATTTCATCGTTACTGTTACGACTACAACAGCATATTTTACACGCCCCCATTGATGGCATCATTTTTCAGTTACCTATTCAACGCGCAGGTGCTGTAGTCCAAACAGGGCAAACGATCGCTCAAATTGCACCTAGTGGTACTACTCTTGTTCTGAAAGCCGAAATGTCTAGTCAGCAAAGCGGTTTTCTTCGTCCTGGATTACCTGTCAAAATCAAATTTGATGCTTATCCTTTTCAGGATTATGGGATAGTACCTGGCTTTTTAATTTGGGTATCACCTGATTCACAAAGTAAAGAAACAATTCAAGGTCAGGTAGATACATACAAACTAGAAATTACAGTTCCTCAGCCTTATATTCAAACAACTCATAAACGTATTCCTTTAACTCCAGGTCAGACAGCAACTGCTGAAGTTATCATTCGACAGCGCCGAGTTATAGACTTTATTCTCGATCCTTTCAAGAAATTACAAGTTGGTGGTTTGGAACTCTAA
- a CDS encoding T3SS effector HopA1 family protein, translating to MLLLDSLHQLVDERLRTSLQDIVNNIHIESNFCIRHPHYKPLQLPTEAVERFERLPNSLQMKYLNLQLQNFLYGIYYNGFLQTALAPTEDSKTPQHRENNTFLGVDLAFYERLHDSNNGEGYFDPGWLVVRHDDDDFVVTKGGLNLWVSDRHLQPEAVPSIGEEIAIRLPRNRVQNGFYMAVGNAGSPSDDEQLTRIYFNFGPEGAVAVMDSLTRRLNEIALPFLFKVLYDPAYYKRYDAGVLYFAKIHYAAIRRVLQQVYAENQAHFRAQVPLFTKFLAPGLAIAEEPDLKFAEQESFGMNRCQLVASGLLEAKEDNDESPERRMKAILQQFSSLGLELNRSYLNANSEDIYTPLQL from the coding sequence ATGCTGTTGTTGGATTCGCTGCATCAATTAGTAGACGAGCGATTACGAACTTCCTTACAAGATATTGTTAACAATATTCATATCGAATCTAACTTTTGTATTCGCCATCCCCATTACAAACCCTTACAACTTCCTACTGAAGCCGTAGAGAGATTCGAGCGATTACCGAATAGCCTGCAAATGAAATACCTCAATTTGCAGCTACAAAATTTCCTCTATGGCATTTATTACAACGGCTTTTTGCAAACAGCGCTTGCTCCTACTGAGGATAGTAAAACACCACAACATCGCGAAAATAATACCTTTTTGGGTGTAGACCTCGCATTTTATGAGCGATTGCACGACAGTAACAACGGCGAAGGCTATTTCGATCCTGGTTGGCTGGTAGTAAGACACGACGATGATGACTTCGTTGTCACCAAAGGTGGATTAAATTTGTGGGTGAGCGATCGCCATCTGCAACCGGAAGCAGTGCCATCGATTGGTGAAGAAATCGCGATTCGTTTACCTCGCAATCGGGTACAAAACGGCTTCTATATGGCGGTGGGTAATGCAGGTTCTCCGAGTGATGACGAGCAACTGACGCGGATTTATTTTAATTTCGGCCCAGAAGGTGCGGTTGCTGTTATGGATAGCTTGACGCGGCGACTTAACGAAATTGCTCTACCTTTTCTATTCAAGGTTCTCTACGATCCTGCGTACTACAAGCGCTACGACGCGGGGGTACTGTATTTCGCGAAAATTCACTACGCAGCTATTCGACGGGTACTACAGCAAGTTTATGCTGAAAACCAAGCGCATTTTCGCGCCCAAGTTCCATTGTTTACGAAGTTTTTAGCACCAGGACTCGCGATCGCTGAAGAACCAGATTTGAAATTTGCCGAACAAGAAAGTTTTGGCATGAATCGCTGCCAACTCGTTGCGAGTGGCTTGCTAGAAGCAAAAGAAGACAATGACGAGTCTCCAGAAAGGCGTATGAAAGCAATTTTGCAACAGTTTTCCTCGTTAGGGTTGGAACTGAATCGTTCTTACCTCAATGCAAATTCTGAAGACATTTATACTCCGCTACAGTTATGA
- a CDS encoding peptidylprolyl isomerase, translating into MSETLEIDQLVLPTIARATDAEITTYLRRSGKFAEIAALAERDAFILQLCAQYEVTVADEEWQAAGDVFRTEHKILGVAETYAWLARQRISVEDWSEGIKIRLLAKKLKAELFGEVVDSYYFQNREEYQRVALSQILVLDLTIAMKLAKALREEQASFCALALEYSKGKQSQENGGFAGVRFLTELLPEISQAIANAKEGEIIGPIHTKLGYHILRVEKRFPPELSEAVREQILDTLFELWIQENSKASHA; encoded by the coding sequence ATGTCGGAAACTTTAGAAATCGACCAACTTGTTCTACCCACAATTGCTCGTGCAACTGATGCAGAGATTACGACCTACCTCCGTCGTTCGGGTAAATTTGCTGAAATTGCTGCTTTAGCTGAACGCGATGCTTTTATTTTACAGCTTTGCGCGCAGTACGAAGTGACCGTTGCAGATGAAGAATGGCAAGCGGCTGGTGATGTTTTTCGCACCGAACACAAAATTCTAGGCGTTGCAGAAACTTATGCATGGTTAGCGCGCCAACGGATAAGTGTCGAAGATTGGTCTGAGGGAATTAAAATTAGGCTTCTAGCGAAGAAGTTGAAAGCGGAGCTTTTTGGAGAAGTTGTCGATAGTTATTACTTCCAAAATCGAGAGGAATATCAGCGGGTTGCGCTGTCACAAATTCTTGTGCTTGATTTAACGATCGCGATGAAACTAGCCAAGGCGTTGCGCGAGGAACAAGCTTCCTTCTGTGCTTTGGCGTTGGAGTACTCGAAGGGAAAACAATCGCAAGAAAATGGCGGGTTTGCGGGAGTGCGCTTTTTAACGGAATTGTTGCCAGAAATTTCCCAGGCGATCGCAAATGCTAAAGAAGGTGAAATTATTGGTCCAATTCATACAAAACTCGGCTATCACATTCTTCGAGTTGAAAAAAGATTTCCTCCAGAACTTAGCGAAGCAGTGCGAGAGCAAATTTTAGATACGTTATTTGAACTTTGGATTCAGGAAAACAGTAAAGCTTCTCATGCTTGA